The following are encoded in a window of Dioscorea cayenensis subsp. rotundata cultivar TDr96_F1 chromosome 16, TDr96_F1_v2_PseudoChromosome.rev07_lg8_w22 25.fasta, whole genome shotgun sequence genomic DNA:
- the LOC120279482 gene encoding glycine-rich cell wall structural protein 1.0-like, with protein sequence MATWRSSNNVTLVVLLFAFCVGISITICSAASRGLFNLDGGVYGTGNEGIGRVVVGVSEGAGYGSGSGSGEGYGGGGGLSGGGSGGGGGGGGGGGGGGHGGGSGSGSGFGEGGGQGGGSGGGGGGGGGGGSGGGSGYGEGEGHGGGSGAGGGHGGGGGGGSGGGGGGGYAGYRP encoded by the coding sequence ATGGCTACTTGGAGGAGTAGTAACAATGTTACACTTGTAGTACTATTGTTTGCATTTTGTGTTGGTATTAGTATTACCATATGTTCTGCAGCCTCTAGAGGGCTGTTTAATCTGGATGGAGGAGTTTATGGAACTGGAAATGAGGGAATAGGTAGAGTTGTTGTAGGAGTGAGTGAAGGTGCTGGTTATGGAAGTGGAAGTGGAAGTGGAGAAGGGTATGGAGGAGGTGGTGGTttaagtggtggtggaagtggtggaggaggaggtggaggaggtggtggaggtggtggaggTCATGGAGGTGGAAGTGGAAGTGGAAGTGGATTTGGAGAAGGTGGAGGACAAGGTGGTGGCAGTGGTGGAGGAGGTGGTGGCGGAGGTGGAGgaggaagtggtggtggaagtggATATGGTGAAGGTGAAGGACATGGTGGAGGTTCTGGTGCCGGAGGAGGACATGGAGGCGGCGGAGGTGGTGGAAGTGGTGGCGGAGGTGGCGGTGGCTACGCTGGTTACCGGCCATGA
- the LOC120279423 gene encoding uncharacterized protein LOC120279423 gives MEGLPEEEIWRCGKHPAMIASGVCPFCLRDRLRLLCSDCAKTRPCACAAPSISSSSSSSFSSLSSVDLVRSSSVSGIGAIGRVYNLIESEPAIRRSRSVAVPVVRRRAVGGDLGRRGWVAMFWPFRMKSRSMTAEKWKGWGWHFPSPIKAFRHRKTAPVLHRG, from the coding sequence ATGGAGGGCTTACCGGAGGAGGAGATCTGGCGATGCGGGAAACACCCGGCGATGATCGCATCCGGCGTTTGCCCCTTTTGCCTCCGCGATCGCCTTCGCCTCCTCTGCTCCGACTGCGCCAAAACCCGGCCCTGCGCTTGCGCCGCTCCATCCATCTCCTCCTCATCGTCCTCCTCGTTTTCGTCCTTATCGTCGGTGGATCTCGTCCGATCTTCCTCCGTCTCCGGGATCGGCGCCATCGGCCGAGTCTACAACCTTATTGAGAGCGAGCCAGCCATTCGGCGGTCCCGATCGGTCGCCGTCCCGGTTGTGAGGCGGCGAGCGGTGGGTGGAGATTTGGGCAGGCGAGGGTGGGTGGCGATGTTTTGGCCATTCAGGATGAAATCTAGATCGATGACGGCGGAGAAGTGGAAGGGTTGGGGATGGCACTTTCCGAGCCCGATCAAGGCTTTCCGGCACCGGAAAACGGCGCCGGTGCTTCATCGCGGATGA
- the LOC120279082 gene encoding WEB family protein At3g02930, chloroplastic-like isoform X1, producing the protein MLGSKSKSGLSEASSNKTTPATPRVSKIGRAGSAKTDSDLPSPMQIPRLSIDRSPRSIESKPAVERRATKMSSTPPDKQSRPLKASELQAQLNAVQDDLKKAKERFALVEKEKTQALEELKDAKRLAEEANEKLQEALVAKKKAEEGLEIEKFRADELEQAGIEAAQKRDEEWQKELENVQSQHTMDVSALLSTTQELQRVKHELVMTTDAKNTALSHADDAMKIAEINAEKVEILSGEVNRLKALLDSKLESKSSEAAEQVKQLDLEILALKQELEKAKAAEEKLVQMEALIERLRIEVIDVKKAESEVSNLVDEWKKKAELLESRVDEATQSEKSSLDSLASAQKQLEDTNASLQDAESEIGALKGKVESLEIEVAMYKQDLEESNRFVDLAKQEAVELGKTVEVLKSDLKTVEEEKLRALNNEKVAASNMESLSDEKEKLANELEMACQEGEKVKRAMEGLTSALHEASAEARDTQERLLMKQAEVESCRTQIEELQLALKNTQESCEVKLDEAKYDVVCLRNSVEKYETEARSSKAEWDEKESSFVNAVRKSEEEIVAIKLEMSKAASSLEAAKLEVQTVKGEGVELLSKLRKAESDLSIANKTVEETKAESLQLKEKLLDRENEVQSITQENDELRCREAAAQEKVKELSALLADAIAKKDEENCEFELSKSEKEYELLPDAAEIPKEDTEKPMAKEDLKVDEFFREESIPKEEKGNAYAEEAAANAGPKMWESCKITDKDLSPEREHEAESIDDDNDSKTDTRSFEQTNGLPSEDVENGSTSPTKQQQKKKKPLLQKFGSLLKKKNNHK; encoded by the exons ATGCTGGGCTCCAAATCTAA ATCTGGTTTGTCTGAAGCTTCAAGTAACAAAACTACACCTGCAACTCCTAGGGTTAGTAAAATAGGCAGGGCAGGATCGGCAAAGACAGACTCTGATTTGCCTTCTCCAATGCAAATTCCGCGCCTTTCGATTGATCGATCACCGAGATCCATTGAGTCTAAGCCTGCTGTTGAACGCCGAGCGACAAAGATGAGCAGCACTCCACCGGAT AAGCAATCGCGGCCGTTGAAGGCGTCGGAGTTGCAAGCGCAGCTCAATGCGGTTCAGGATGATCTTAAGAAGGCGAAGGAGCGGTTTGCATTGgttgaaaaagagaaaactcAGGCTCTTGAGGAATTGAAGGATGCGAAGAGATTGGCCGAGGAAGCGAATGAGAAGctccaagaagctcttgttgcTAAGAAGAAAGCAGAGGAGGGGTTGGAGATTGAGAAGTTCCGGGCTGATGAACTTGAGCAAGCTGGCATTGAAGCGGCTCAGAAGAGGGATGAGGAGTGGCAGAAGGAGCTTGAAAATGTCCAAAGCCAGCACACCATGGATGTCTCGGCATTGCTTTCTACTACTCAGGAACTCCAGAGGGTGAAGCATGAACTTGTGATGACTACCGATGCGAAGAACACTGCACTGAGCCATGCCGATGATGCTATGAAGATTGCCGAGATCAATGCTGAAAAGGTGGAGATCTTATCTGGGGAGGTGAATCGGCTTAAAGCATTGCTTGATTCTAAGCTGGAGAGTAAGAGCAGTGAGGCCGCGGAACAGGTCAAGCAGTTGGATTTGGAGATTTTAGCTTTGAAGCAAGAGCTTGAGAAAGCAAAGGCGGCTGAAGAGAAGTTGGTGCAGATGGAAGCGTTGATCGAAAGGCTTAGAATTGAGGTAATTGATGTGAAGAAAGCCGAATCGGAGGTGAGTAATCTAGTGGATGAGTGGAAGAAGAAGGCAGAGTTGTTGGAATCTCGTGTGGATGAGGCTACTCAATCTGAAAAGTCCTCACTTGATTCTCTTGCTTCGGCCCAGAAACAGCTTGAGGACACCAATGCTTCATTGCAGGATGCAGAATCTGAAATTGGTGCTCTTAAAGGGAAAGTTGAGTCTTTGGAAATTGAGGTGGCAATGTACAAACAGGATCTTGAAGAATCAAATCGGTTTGTTGATTTAGCAAAGCAAGAAGCAGTGGAATTAGGGAAAACAGTTGAAGTTTTGAAGTCTGACCTTAAAACAGTTGAAGAAGAGAAGTTGCGAGCACTGAACAATGAAAAGGTAGCGGCTTCAAATATGGAAAGCTTGTCGGATGAAAAGGAAAAACTGGCTAATGAGCTCGAGATGGCTTGCCAGGAAGGAGAGAAAGTGAAGAGGGCGATGGAAGGCCTGACTTCAGCATTGCATGAAGCATCTGCGGAAGCAAGGGACACCCAAGAACGGCTTCTGATGAAGCAAGCTGAGGTTGAGAGCTGTCGCACTCAGATAGAGGAGCTGCAATTGGCTTTGAAGAACACCCAGGAAAGCTGTGAAGTCAAGCTTGATGAAGCAAAATATGACGTCGTTTGCCTAAGAAACTCGGTAGAGAAGTATGAAACAGAAGCCCGGAGCTCGAAGGCCGAGTGGGATGAGAAAGAATCTAGTTTTGTGAATGCTGTGAGGAAATCGGAAGAAGAAATTGTAGCCATTAAACTTGAAATGAGCAAAGCTGCATCATCCCTAGAAGCAGCGAAACTTGAAGTACAGACTGTGAAAGGCGAGGGAGTTGAGCTTCTGAGTAAGTTAAGAAAAGCTGAATCCGATTTAAGCATTGCCAATAAGACTGTTGAGGAAACCAAAGCTGAGAGTTTGCAattgaaagaaaagttattgGATAGAGAGAATGAAGTGCAAAGTATCACTCAAGAGAATGATGAGCTCCGATGTAGAGAAGCAGCTGCTCAAGAGAAAGTGAAAGAGTTGTCTGCATTGCTTGCAGATGCAATAGCCAAGAAGGACGAAGAAAATTGCGAGTTTGAGCTCTCAAAGAGTGAGAAGGAATATGAGCTACTGCCCGATGCTGCTGAAATCCCAAAGGAAGACACAGAAAAACCAATGGCAAAAGAAGACTTGAAAGTTGATGAGTTCTTCAGAGAAGAATCAATACCGAAAGAAGAGAAGGGCAATGCATACGCTGAAGAAGCGGCAGCCAATGCCGGACCTAAGATGTGGGAAAGCTGCAAAATTACCGACAAAGATTTGTCGCCGGAGAGGGAACATGAGGCCGAATCAATCGACGATGACAATGATTCAAAGACAGATACCAGAAGCTTTGAGCAAACTAATGGATTACCATCAGAAGATGTGGAAAATGGATCGACATCACCGACCAAgcaacaacaaaagaagaagaaacctTTGCTGCAGAAGTTCGGCAGCcttctgaagaagaagaacaaccacAAGTAA
- the LOC120279061 gene encoding transcription factor MYC2-like, which translates to MNLWTDDNASMMEAFMASSDLPSFGWPPATPAPATAPVASPGPQYFNQETLQQRLQMLIDSARERWTYAIFWQSSVDVASGDSLLGWGDGYYKGCEEDKRKRRMASAASAAEQEHRKRVLRELNSMISGGGSSSPDEAVDEEVTDTEWFFLVSMTQSFVNGGGIPGQAFFAGSAMWIAGAERLATAPCERARQAQVFGIQTMVCVPMGSGVVELGSTALIYHSVEIMNKVRSLFSFNALEMSPAGPFLAPQAAAANVTVMTPVGSPPVTEQGESDPAALWISDPSIIEMKNSVSAAEISISKPPTAPYDNPSSSTLTETPSSIYLHSHHQNSSNNNHHHHHHHHPQSQSLFTRDFNLSSNPHQNCKPESGEILNFTEGRRDPSVHASQHPIIDQTKQKRSTAATSRGSNEEGMLSFSSATLSRPSPVSSNLKPTTNANGNSKSTANGNGVITGGGDSDHSDLEASVREVESSPVVVEPEKRPRKRGRKPANGREEPLNHVEAERQRREKLNQKFYALRAVVPNVSKMDKASLLGDAISYINELRSKLQTIETEKQALETEIETVKNDPTSARSSDHEMKSMMNGGGGARCIGVEIEVKILGSEAMIRVQCIKRNHPAAWLMAALRELDLDVHYASVSVVKELMILQATVRMLSRAYTQEQLSAALYSKVAEPPNHR; encoded by the coding sequence atgaatcTCTGGACGGATGATAACGCATCGATGATGGAGGCTTTTATGGCTTCCAGTGATTTACCAAGCTTTGGATGGCCTCCGGCGACACCGGCGCCGGCAACGGCACCGGTGGCGTCTCCTGGACCGCAGTATTTCAACCAGGAAACACTTCAGCAGCGGTTGCAGATGCTGATTGATAGTGCAAGGGAGAGGTGGACTTACGCGATTTTCTGGCAGAGTTCCGTCGATGTAGCCTCTGGGGATTCGCTGCTTGGATGGGGTGATGGGTACTATAAGGGTTGTGAGGAGGATAAGAGGAAGCGGAGGATGGCCAGTGCTGCTTCCGCGGCGGAGCAGGAGCATAGGAAGCGTGTTTTGCGGGAGCTTAACTCGATGATATCTGGCGGAGGATCGTCGTCGCCGGATGAGGCGGTTGATGAGGAGGTTACGGATACTGAGTGGTTCTTTCTTGTTTCGATGACGCAGTCGTTTGTCAACGGGGGAGGGATCCCTGGGCAGGCGTTTTTTGCCGGCTCGGCGATGTGGATTGCCGGTGCGGAACGGCTCGCGACGGCGCCGTGCGAGCGTGCGCGGCAGGCGCAGGTGTTTGGGATCCAGACGATGGTGTGCGTGCCGATGGGGAGCGGTGTTGTGGAGCTTGGCTCCACGGCTCTTATCTATCACAGCGTGGAGATCATGAACAAGGTGCGATCTCTTTTCAGCTTCAACGCTCTTGAGATGAGCCCGGCCGGGCCGTTCTTAGCGCCGCAGGCGGCGGCTGCGAACGTGACCGTGATGACGCCGGTTGGATCGCCGCCGGTGACGGAGCAGGGGGAGAGCGACCCCGCGGCACTGTGGATCTCGGATCCGTCAATCATTGAGATGAAGAATTCCGTCTCTGCGGCCGAGATCTCGATCTCAAAACCCCCGACGGCGCCGTACGATAATCCCAGCTCCAGCACCCTGACGGAAACCCCTAGCTCGATCTATCTCCACAGCCATCACCAgaacagcagcaacaacaaccatcatcatcatcatcatcatcatcctcaatcACAGTCTTTGTTCACTAGAGacttcaatctctcctccaacCCGCACCAAAATTGCAAGCCGGAATCCGGCGAGATCTTGAATTTCACCGAAGGTCGGAGAGATCCCTCAGTCCACGCCTCCCAGCACCCAATCATTGACCAAACCAAGCAGAAGCGATCGACGGCAGCCACATCTCGGGGAAGCAACGAAGAAGGCATGCTTTCCTTCTCCTCCGCCACTCTATCTCGTCCCTCACCAGTCTCCAGCAATCTAAAACCCACCACCAACGCCAACGGCAACAGCAAAAGCACCGCCAATGGCAACGGGGTCATCACCGGCGGCGGCGATTCCGACCACTCCGATCTCGAAGCATCCGTCCGTGAAGTTGAAAGCAGCCCAGTAGTGGTCGAACCCGAGAAGCGTCCACGCAAACGCGGCCGCAAACCAGCCAACGGCCGTGAAGAACCCCTCAACCACGTCGAAGCCGAACGGCAACGGCGGGAGAAGCTCAACCAAAAGTTCTACGCCCTCCGCGCCGTCGTCCCCAACGTGTCGAAGATGGACAAAGCTTCCCTCCTCGGCGACGCCATCTCCTACATCAACGAGCTCCGTTCCAAGCTCCAAACCATAGAAACCGAGAAACAAGCACTCGAAACCGAAATCGAAACCGTCAAAAACGACCCAACCTCTGCTCGGTCGTCCGATCACGAGATGAAGTCCATGATGAACGGTGGAGGAGGCGCCAGGTGTATTGGTGTCGAGATCGAGGTCAAAATCCTCGGTTCCGAAGCGATGATACGGGTTCAATGCATCAAAAGGAATCACCCAGCGGCTTGGCTCATGGCGGCTCTGCGCGAGCTGGACCTTGACGTGCACTATGCCAGCGTGTCCGTAGTGAAAGAGCTTATGATACTGCAAGCCACAGTGCGAATGCTTAGCCGAGCCTACACTCAAGAGCAGCTCAGCGCCGCCCTCTACTCCAAAGTAGCCGAGCCGCCAAATCATCGGTAg
- the LOC120278681 gene encoding glycine-rich cell wall structural protein 1.8-like, whose product MGTQNRVLSAVLLVLLSATICFASRALLSTLDIPPYGTGHGLGNAGYGSGGGSGGGYGAGGEHGIGYGGGGGSGGGGGYGVGGDHGVGYGGGSGSGSGGGSGAAGGEHGGGYGGGGGAGGGSGYGAGGEHGGGYGEGAGTGGGAGYGAGGEHGGGYGGGGGTGGGAGYGGAGGEHGGGYGGGSGSGGGGGAGYGAGGEHGGGYGSGGGSGGGAGYGAGGEQGGGAGYGAGGAHGGGYGSGGEHGGGYGGGGGSGGGAGYGAGGEHGGGYGGGGGSGGGAGGGAGGEHGGGYGGGSGAGGGAGYGAGGEHGGGYGGGGGSGGGAGYGAGGEHGGGYGGGSGAGGGAGYGAGGEHGGGYGGGGGSGGGGGGGYGAGGGVGGGAGGGYGGGH is encoded by the coding sequence ATGGGTACTCAAAACAGAGTTCTAAGTGCAGTACTGCTAGTGCTGTTGAGTGCAACCATATGCTTTGCATCTAGAGCTCTTTTAAGTACTCTAGATATACCACCATATGGCACTGGCCATGGTCTTGGTAATGCTGGATATGGAAGTGGAGGAGGTAGTGGAGGAGGATATGGAGCAGGAGGAGAACATGGAATTGGATATGGAGGTGGAGGAGGGagtggtggaggtggtggttATGGCGTAGGAGGTGACCATGGTGTTGGATATGGAGGTGGAAGTGGAAGTGGAAGTGGTGGTGGATCTGGAGCTGCTGGAGGAGAGCATGGTGGTGGTTATGGTGGCGGtggtggtgctggtggtggttcCGGTTATGGTGCTGGTGGTGAACATGGTGGTGGATATGGTGAAGGTGCTGGTACTGGTGGTGGTGCTGGTTATGGTGCTGGAGGAGAACATGGTGGAGGATATGGAGGTGGAGGTGGGACTGGTGGTGGTGCTGGGTATGGTGGCGCCGGCGGAGAACATGGAGGTGGATATGGCGGTGGAAGTGGAtcaggtggtggtggtggtgctggaTATGGAGCTGGAGGTGAACATGGAGGTGGATATGGAAGTGGAGGTGGCTCCGGTGGTGGCGCTGGGTATGGAGCTGGTGGGGAGCAAGGTGGTGGTGCTGGATATGGAGCTGGTGGAGCGCATGGAGGTGGATATGGGAGTGGAGGAGAGCATGGTGGTGGCTATGGCGGTGGTGGTGGATCAGGTGGTGGTGCTGGTTATGGAGCTGGTGGTGAACATGGTGGTGGTTACGGCGGCGGTGGTGGATCAGGTGGTGGTGCAGGTGGTGGTGCTGGTGGTGAACACGGCGGTGGCTACGGCGGTGGTAGTGGAGCTGGTGGTGGAGCTGGTTATGGAGCTGGTGGAGAACATGGTGGTGGTTACGGCGGCGGTGGTGGGTCAGGTGGTGGTGCTGGTTATGGAGCTGGTGGTGAACACGGCGGTGGCTACGGCGGTGGTAGTGGAGCTGGTGGTGGCGCTGGTTATGGAGCTGGTGGAGAACATGGTGGTGGTTATGGCGGTGGTGGTGGGAgtggtggcggtggcggtggcggttATGGAGCCGGAGGAGGAGTTGGTGGCGGCGCCGGTGGTGGTTATGGTGGTGGGCATTAA
- the LOC120279082 gene encoding WEB family protein At3g02930, chloroplastic-like isoform X2 — protein sequence MLGSKSKSGLSEASSNKTTPATPRVSKIGRAGSAKTDSDLPSPMQIPRLSIDRSPRSIESKPAVERRATKMSSTPPDQSRPLKASELQAQLNAVQDDLKKAKERFALVEKEKTQALEELKDAKRLAEEANEKLQEALVAKKKAEEGLEIEKFRADELEQAGIEAAQKRDEEWQKELENVQSQHTMDVSALLSTTQELQRVKHELVMTTDAKNTALSHADDAMKIAEINAEKVEILSGEVNRLKALLDSKLESKSSEAAEQVKQLDLEILALKQELEKAKAAEEKLVQMEALIERLRIEVIDVKKAESEVSNLVDEWKKKAELLESRVDEATQSEKSSLDSLASAQKQLEDTNASLQDAESEIGALKGKVESLEIEVAMYKQDLEESNRFVDLAKQEAVELGKTVEVLKSDLKTVEEEKLRALNNEKVAASNMESLSDEKEKLANELEMACQEGEKVKRAMEGLTSALHEASAEARDTQERLLMKQAEVESCRTQIEELQLALKNTQESCEVKLDEAKYDVVCLRNSVEKYETEARSSKAEWDEKESSFVNAVRKSEEEIVAIKLEMSKAASSLEAAKLEVQTVKGEGVELLSKLRKAESDLSIANKTVEETKAESLQLKEKLLDRENEVQSITQENDELRCREAAAQEKVKELSALLADAIAKKDEENCEFELSKSEKEYELLPDAAEIPKEDTEKPMAKEDLKVDEFFREESIPKEEKGNAYAEEAAANAGPKMWESCKITDKDLSPEREHEAESIDDDNDSKTDTRSFEQTNGLPSEDVENGSTSPTKQQQKKKKPLLQKFGSLLKKKNNHK from the exons ATGCTGGGCTCCAAATCTAA ATCTGGTTTGTCTGAAGCTTCAAGTAACAAAACTACACCTGCAACTCCTAGGGTTAGTAAAATAGGCAGGGCAGGATCGGCAAAGACAGACTCTGATTTGCCTTCTCCAATGCAAATTCCGCGCCTTTCGATTGATCGATCACCGAGATCCATTGAGTCTAAGCCTGCTGTTGAACGCCGAGCGACAAAGATGAGCAGCACTCCACCGGAT CAATCGCGGCCGTTGAAGGCGTCGGAGTTGCAAGCGCAGCTCAATGCGGTTCAGGATGATCTTAAGAAGGCGAAGGAGCGGTTTGCATTGgttgaaaaagagaaaactcAGGCTCTTGAGGAATTGAAGGATGCGAAGAGATTGGCCGAGGAAGCGAATGAGAAGctccaagaagctcttgttgcTAAGAAGAAAGCAGAGGAGGGGTTGGAGATTGAGAAGTTCCGGGCTGATGAACTTGAGCAAGCTGGCATTGAAGCGGCTCAGAAGAGGGATGAGGAGTGGCAGAAGGAGCTTGAAAATGTCCAAAGCCAGCACACCATGGATGTCTCGGCATTGCTTTCTACTACTCAGGAACTCCAGAGGGTGAAGCATGAACTTGTGATGACTACCGATGCGAAGAACACTGCACTGAGCCATGCCGATGATGCTATGAAGATTGCCGAGATCAATGCTGAAAAGGTGGAGATCTTATCTGGGGAGGTGAATCGGCTTAAAGCATTGCTTGATTCTAAGCTGGAGAGTAAGAGCAGTGAGGCCGCGGAACAGGTCAAGCAGTTGGATTTGGAGATTTTAGCTTTGAAGCAAGAGCTTGAGAAAGCAAAGGCGGCTGAAGAGAAGTTGGTGCAGATGGAAGCGTTGATCGAAAGGCTTAGAATTGAGGTAATTGATGTGAAGAAAGCCGAATCGGAGGTGAGTAATCTAGTGGATGAGTGGAAGAAGAAGGCAGAGTTGTTGGAATCTCGTGTGGATGAGGCTACTCAATCTGAAAAGTCCTCACTTGATTCTCTTGCTTCGGCCCAGAAACAGCTTGAGGACACCAATGCTTCATTGCAGGATGCAGAATCTGAAATTGGTGCTCTTAAAGGGAAAGTTGAGTCTTTGGAAATTGAGGTGGCAATGTACAAACAGGATCTTGAAGAATCAAATCGGTTTGTTGATTTAGCAAAGCAAGAAGCAGTGGAATTAGGGAAAACAGTTGAAGTTTTGAAGTCTGACCTTAAAACAGTTGAAGAAGAGAAGTTGCGAGCACTGAACAATGAAAAGGTAGCGGCTTCAAATATGGAAAGCTTGTCGGATGAAAAGGAAAAACTGGCTAATGAGCTCGAGATGGCTTGCCAGGAAGGAGAGAAAGTGAAGAGGGCGATGGAAGGCCTGACTTCAGCATTGCATGAAGCATCTGCGGAAGCAAGGGACACCCAAGAACGGCTTCTGATGAAGCAAGCTGAGGTTGAGAGCTGTCGCACTCAGATAGAGGAGCTGCAATTGGCTTTGAAGAACACCCAGGAAAGCTGTGAAGTCAAGCTTGATGAAGCAAAATATGACGTCGTTTGCCTAAGAAACTCGGTAGAGAAGTATGAAACAGAAGCCCGGAGCTCGAAGGCCGAGTGGGATGAGAAAGAATCTAGTTTTGTGAATGCTGTGAGGAAATCGGAAGAAGAAATTGTAGCCATTAAACTTGAAATGAGCAAAGCTGCATCATCCCTAGAAGCAGCGAAACTTGAAGTACAGACTGTGAAAGGCGAGGGAGTTGAGCTTCTGAGTAAGTTAAGAAAAGCTGAATCCGATTTAAGCATTGCCAATAAGACTGTTGAGGAAACCAAAGCTGAGAGTTTGCAattgaaagaaaagttattgGATAGAGAGAATGAAGTGCAAAGTATCACTCAAGAGAATGATGAGCTCCGATGTAGAGAAGCAGCTGCTCAAGAGAAAGTGAAAGAGTTGTCTGCATTGCTTGCAGATGCAATAGCCAAGAAGGACGAAGAAAATTGCGAGTTTGAGCTCTCAAAGAGTGAGAAGGAATATGAGCTACTGCCCGATGCTGCTGAAATCCCAAAGGAAGACACAGAAAAACCAATGGCAAAAGAAGACTTGAAAGTTGATGAGTTCTTCAGAGAAGAATCAATACCGAAAGAAGAGAAGGGCAATGCATACGCTGAAGAAGCGGCAGCCAATGCCGGACCTAAGATGTGGGAAAGCTGCAAAATTACCGACAAAGATTTGTCGCCGGAGAGGGAACATGAGGCCGAATCAATCGACGATGACAATGATTCAAAGACAGATACCAGAAGCTTTGAGCAAACTAATGGATTACCATCAGAAGATGTGGAAAATGGATCGACATCACCGACCAAgcaacaacaaaagaagaagaaacctTTGCTGCAGAAGTTCGGCAGCcttctgaagaagaagaacaaccacAAGTAA
- the LOC120279656 gene encoding ubiquitin carboxyl-terminal hydrolase 21-like has product MEPDQIGAGLSNLGNTCFINAVLQCITHTVPLVEKLRSVNHPRCSAEDEEFCALCALRDHVERSIAMSGHIIVPEQFPSNLSKISSDFVLGSQGDSHEFLRCLLDSVDNCCLQPKSKEKPSLEEDSLVKQVFGGRLKSQLKCSECNHHSDTFEPLLDLSLEINNADSVTEALESFFRVEKIDDEETKFTCGGCNHQVTVEKQLTLDQAPEVVSLHLKRFENNGLCIEKITKPVKFELELDLKPFVSSTNAEGQFTYDLYAVVVHVGDGCMAHYYTFIRSSPSAWHWMNDSKVMGVSESLVLDEPAYLLFYKKQGSSPWFSSFMEAQKMLKCNSPDHTSPMSVFDFADRNPVPVWEGQFSGGSLNDPLDKNEDSILFTYSRRSSITVNSQTTVDPSQTLIEGKLISNANSGDESPTCLSRTRPPRRPRQDDSSVEIIFQDEPLDEGNACQIPQAHIGDKGLKEASTPANRALNNIAVDESFRRLVRGMPSARRAGLLSCLPQHQPQSGSYLMEGPRPLDRKRRKCFTA; this is encoded by the exons ATGGAGCCCGATCAAATC GGAGCGGGCTTGAGCAATCTAGGAAATACTTGTTTTATTAACGCGGTTCTTCAATGCATCACTCACACTGTCCCGCTTGTGGAGAAACTTCGATCGGTTAATCACCCTCGCTGTTCTG CTGAAGACGAAGAATTTTGTGCTCTTTGTGCACTGAGAGATCATGTAGAGAGAAGTATAGCCATGTCTGGACATATCATTGTGCCAGAACAGTTTCCTAGCAATTTGAGCA AAATATCATCTGATTTTGTGCTGGGTAGTCAAGGAGATTCCCATGAGTTCCTCCGCTGCTTGTTGGATTCTGTGGATAACTGCTGCCTTCAacccaaatcaaaagaaaaaccatCTTTGGAAGAAGACAGTCTTGTAAAGCAGGTTTTTGGAGGCCGTCTTAAGAGCCAG CTGAAATGCTCTGAATGCAACCATCATTCAGACACATTTGAACCCTTGCTGGATCTAAGCTTGGAAATTAATAATGCTGATAGCGTCACCGAAGCTCTGGAGTCCTTTTTTAGGGTGGAGAagattgatgatgaagaaactaAATTCACCTGTGGGGGCTGTAATCACCAAGTCACAGTGGAGAAGCAGCTTACGTTGGACCAAGCACCTGAAGTAGTTTCACTGCACCTGAAGAGATTCGAAAACAATGGTCTTTGCATTGAAAAGATAACAAAGCCTGTGAAATTTGAGTTGGAGCTGGATTTGAAACCTTTTGTCAGCTCTACAAATGCTGAA GGCCAGTTCACATATGATCTATATGCGGTTGTGGTGCATGTAGGTGATGGATGCATGGCACATTATTATACTTTCATCCGTTCCTCTCCATCAGCATGGCATTGGATGAATGATTCCAAG GTTATGGGAGTTTCGGAATCATTAGTACTTGATGAGCCAGCCTATCTACTATTCTATAAAAAGCAGGGGTCTTCGCCCTGGTTCTCAAGCTTCATGGAGGCCCAGAAGATGCTCAAATGTAATTCTCCTGATCATACCTCCCCAATGTCTGTGTTTGATTTTGCAGACAGAAATCCGGTCCCTGTGTGGGAGGGACAGTTCAGTGGCGGCAGTTTGAATGATCCTCTAGATAAAAATGAAGATAGTATTCTGTTCACATATAGCCGAAGATCATCAATTACTGTCAATTCCCAAACAACTGTGGACCCCAGTCAAACACTGATAGAAGGCAAACTTATAAGCAATGCTAACAGTGGAGATGAGTCTCCAACATGTCTATCAAGGACACGACCTCCTAGAAGACCAAGACAGGATGATAGTTCTGTAGAGATTATTTTCCAAGATGAACCTCTCG ATGAAGGTAATGCTTGCCAAATTCCACAAGCTCATATTGGAGACAAGGGCTTAAAAGAAGCATCAACGCCTGCTAACAGGGCTTTAAACAATATAGCTGTGGATGAGTCTTTTAGAAGATTGGTGAGGGGAATGCCTAGTGCTCGGAGAGCGGGGCTTCTCTCTTGCCTCCCCCAACACCAGCCTCAATCTGGAAGCTATCTCATGGAGGGTCCCCGACCTCTTGATCGAAAAAGGAGGAAGTGCTTCACAGCATAA